The Equus asinus isolate D_3611 breed Donkey chromosome 4, EquAss-T2T_v2, whole genome shotgun sequence genome has a segment encoding these proteins:
- the MYF5 gene encoding myogenic factor 5, with the protein MDMMDGCQFSPSEYFYDGSCIPSPEGDFGDEFEPRVAAFRAHKAELQGSDEDEHVRAPTGHHQAGHCLMWACKACKRKSTTMDRRKAATMRERRRLKKVNQAFETLKRCTTTNPNQRLPKVEILRNAIRYIESLQELLREQVENYYSLPGQSCSEPTSPTSNCSDGMPECNSPVWSRKSSSFDSVYCPDVTNVYATEKSSLSSLDCLSSIVDRITNSEQPGLPLQDPASLSPVASTDSQPATPGASSSRLIYHVL; encoded by the exons ATGGACATGATGGACGGCTGCCAGTTCTCGCCTTCTGAGTACTTCTACGACGGCTCCTGCATCCCGTCCCCCGAGGGCGATTTCGGGGACGAGTTTGAGCCGCGAGTGGCTGCCTTCAGGGCGCACAAAGCAGAGCTGCAAGGCTCAGATGAGGACGAGCACGTGCGAGCACCTACAGgccaccaccaggccggccactgCCTCATGTGGGCCTGCAAAGCATGCAAGAGGAAGTCCACCACCATGGATCGGCGGAAGGCGGCCACCATGCGTGAGCGGAGACGCCTGAAGAAAGTCAACCAGGCTTTCGAGACGCTCAAGCGGTGCACCACGACCAACCCCAACCAGAGGCTGCCCAAGGTGGAGATCCTCAGGAATGCCATCCGCTACATCGAGAGCCTGCAGGAGCTGCTGAGGGAGCAGGTGGAGAATTACTACAGCCTGCCGGGACAGAGCTGTTCAGAGCCCACTAGCCCCACCTCCAACTGCTCAGATGGCATG CCTGAATGTAACAGCCCCGTCTGGTCCAGAAAAAGCAGCAGTTTTGACAGCGTCTACTGTCCTGATGTAACAAATG TATATGCCACAGAGAAAAGTTCCTTATCCAGCTTGGATTGCTTATCCAGCATAGTGGATCGGATCACCAACTCAGAACAACCTGGATTGCCTCTCCAGGACCCAGCCTCTCTCTCCCCGGTTGCCAGCACTGATTCACAGCCTGCGACTCCAGGGGCCTCTAGTTCCAGGCTCATCTATCATGTGCTATGA
- the MYF6 gene encoding myogenic factor 6, with translation MMMDLFETGSYFFYLDGENVTLQPLEVAEGSPLYPGSDGTLSPCQDQMPPEAGSDSSGEEHVLAPPGLQPPHCPGQCLIWACKTCKRKSAPTDRRKAATLRERRRLKKINEAFEALKRRTVANPNQRLPKVEILRSAISYIERLQDLLHRLDQQEKMQELGVDPFSYRPKQENLEGADFLRTCSSQWPSVSDHSRGLVITAKEGGASMDSSASSSLRCLSSIVDSISSEERKLSCVEEVVDK, from the exons ATGATGATGGACCTTTTTGAAACTGGCTCCTATTTCTTCTACTTGGATGGGGAAAATGTTACCCTGCAGCCGTTAGAAGTGGCAGAGGGCTCTCCTTTGTATCCAGGGAGTGATGGTACCCTGTCCCCCTGCCAGGACCAAATGCCCCCGGAAGCTGGGAGCGACAGCAGCGGAGAGGAACACGTCCTGGCGCCCCCAGGCCTGCAGCCTCCCCACTGCCCTGGCCAATGTCTGATCTGGGCTTGCAAGACCTGCAAGAGAAAATCTGCCCCCACTGACCGGCGGAAAGCCGCCACTTTGCGCGAGAGGAGGCGGCTAAAGAAAATCAACGAGGCCTTCGAGGCTCTGAAGCGGCGGACTGTGGCCAACCCCAACCAGAGGCTGCCCAAGGTGGAGATTCTGCGGAGCGCCATCAGCTACATTGAAAGGCTGCAGGACCTGCTGCACCGGCTGGATCAGCAGGAGAAAATGCAGGAGCTAGGGGTAGACCCCTTCAGCTACAGACCCAAGCAAGAGAAT CTTGAGGGTGCGGATTTCCTGCGCACCTGCAGCTCCCAATGGCCAAGTGTTTCGGATCATTCCAGGGGGCTCGTGATAACCGCCAAGGAAG GAGGGGCAAGCATGGATTCGTCGGCGTCGAGCAGCCTTCGATGCCTTTCTTCCATCGTGGACAGTATTTCCTCGGAGGAACGCAAACTCTCCTGCGTGGAGGAGGTGGTGGACAAGTAA